The following are encoded in a window of Thermococcus celericrescens genomic DNA:
- the pyrB gene encoding aspartate carbamoyltransferase, whose protein sequence is MDWKGRDVISVRDFSKEDIEFVLNVAERLETELNEKGALDYAKGKILATLFFEPSTRTRLSFESAMHRLGGSVIGFSSAASTSVKKGESLADTIKTVEQYSDVIVIRHSMEGVARLAAEMAEIPVINAGDGSNQHPTQTLLDLYTIKRAFGRIDGLTIGLLGDLKYGRTVHSLAEALAFYDVELYLISPGLLRMPKHIVEELREKGVRIHETTDLEGTIPELDVLYVTRIQRERFPDEQEYLKVKGSYQVNCTVLKNAKESLRIMHPLPRVDEIHPEVDRTKHALYFRQVFSGVPVRMALLGLTLGVL, encoded by the coding sequence ATGGACTGGAAAGGACGCGACGTGATAAGCGTTAGGGACTTCTCCAAAGAGGACATCGAGTTCGTTTTGAACGTTGCCGAAAGGCTTGAAACGGAACTCAACGAGAAGGGCGCACTCGACTACGCGAAGGGAAAGATACTCGCGACGCTCTTCTTCGAACCGTCAACGAGAACCAGACTGAGCTTTGAGAGCGCCATGCACCGCCTCGGCGGCTCGGTCATAGGCTTCTCCTCCGCCGCCAGCACGAGCGTCAAGAAGGGCGAGAGCCTGGCCGACACGATAAAGACGGTCGAGCAGTACAGCGACGTGATAGTTATACGCCATTCGATGGAGGGAGTCGCGAGGCTCGCCGCGGAGATGGCGGAGATACCGGTGATCAACGCCGGCGACGGCAGCAACCAGCACCCGACGCAAACTTTGCTCGACCTCTACACGATAAAACGTGCCTTCGGAAGGATAGACGGCCTGACCATAGGTCTGCTCGGCGACCTCAAGTACGGGAGAACCGTCCACAGCCTGGCGGAGGCTTTGGCCTTCTACGACGTCGAGCTCTACCTGATTTCGCCGGGTCTCCTGAGGATGCCGAAGCACATCGTTGAAGAGCTCCGCGAGAAGGGGGTTAGAATTCACGAGACGACCGACCTGGAGGGAACGATCCCGGAGCTGGACGTTCTCTACGTCACCAGAATCCAGCGCGAGCGCTTCCCGGACGAGCAGGAGTACCTCAAGGTCAAGGGTAGCTACCAGGTTAACTGCACGGTTCTGAAGAACGCGAAGGAAAGCCTCAGAATAATGCACCCTCTCCCGAGGGTCGACGAGATACACCCAGAGGTCGACAGGACGAAGCACGCGCTCTACTTCAGGCAGGTCTTCTCCGGAGTTCCCGTGAGAATGGCCCTTCTCGGACTGACCCTGGGGGTGCTGTGA
- the pyrI gene encoding aspartate carbamoyltransferase regulatory subunit, producing the protein MAELKVTAIREGTVIDHIPAGKGLKVIEILRLNRPNGGVLLLASNVHSGKLGRKDIVKIEGKFLSEEEVNKIALIAPSATVNIVRDYKVAEKFKVEIPDEITGILRCANPNCVSNHEYTVSKFYVVSREPLKVRCHYCERTMEEEEILGNL; encoded by the coding sequence ATGGCCGAGCTCAAGGTTACCGCCATCAGAGAGGGAACCGTCATAGACCACATCCCGGCCGGAAAGGGGCTGAAGGTCATCGAGATACTCCGCCTCAACAGGCCGAACGGCGGCGTTCTCCTTCTCGCCTCGAACGTCCACAGCGGGAAGCTCGGAAGGAAGGACATCGTCAAGATAGAGGGCAAGTTCCTGAGCGAGGAGGAGGTCAACAAAATAGCCCTCATTGCCCCGAGCGCGACCGTGAACATAGTGCGGGACTACAAAGTGGCGGAGAAGTTCAAGGTCGAGATTCCGGACGAGATAACCGGAATCCTTCGCTGCGCGAACCCCAACTGCGTCAGTAACCACGAGTACACAGTCTCCAAATTCTACGTCGTCTCAAGGGAGCCCCTTAAGGTGCGCTGCCACTACTGCGAGAGGACGATGGAAGAGGAGGAAATACTCGGGAACCTCTAA
- a CDS encoding D-glucuronyl C5-epimerase family protein — translation MSSMRKTATVILVTLLIIASGCLGTNEKEKDQTSSNPVSSTATPIHTPPIESPPAGPGDYELLMEEYPSLREVIGKAFNASLEFPDVHYPIEVFSSIARKRRLTRAELEILNLTLRANLCYFSKREPPGTDYHVVSFSRERPLESIPYVECQNFTSTLPFVYYRGRGFQYYPVTASNWAYHYLKTGQDRRAEALLKEMLPLMEVVHQSTGEAGIFNVYFEPPSTREIRLPWVSSFSQGMLAGLYAWLYNETGNETYLRAAHRLFNSFYLSPEHDGFVENTAYGIWFLEYPYRPDFLVLNGHIITMKGLWLYHRFTGDERALELFNAGVKSVKRALPDCDSGEWSLYSVKGPEAREDYHRLHIKLLVWLYTRTGDGTFMDYAERWNGYLEERGLKKENLEALIQQVRKAP, via the coding sequence ATGAGTTCCATGAGAAAAACAGCAACAGTAATTTTGGTAACGCTCCTCATCATAGCCTCCGGCTGCCTGGGAACGAATGAAAAAGAAAAAGACCAAACCTCGTCCAACCCAGTGAGTAGCACAGCCACGCCCATTCACACACCTCCGATTGAATCCCCGCCCGCCGGACCGGGGGACTATGAACTCCTCATGGAGGAGTATCCCTCCCTACGGGAGGTCATAGGGAAAGCGTTCAATGCCTCCTTGGAATTCCCGGACGTCCACTATCCCATCGAGGTGTTCTCCTCAATCGCACGGAAACGACGTCTTACTCGGGCCGAGCTGGAGATACTGAACCTCACCCTCCGCGCCAACCTCTGCTACTTCTCGAAGAGAGAGCCGCCGGGTACCGATTACCACGTCGTCTCATTCTCCAGGGAGCGGCCCCTCGAAAGCATCCCCTACGTGGAATGTCAGAACTTCACGAGCACGCTGCCCTTCGTGTACTACAGGGGGCGCGGTTTTCAGTATTACCCTGTGACGGCCTCCAATTGGGCGTACCACTACCTGAAGACGGGCCAAGATAGAAGGGCGGAGGCACTTCTAAAGGAAATGCTCCCCCTTATGGAGGTGGTTCATCAAAGCACCGGCGAAGCGGGCATCTTCAACGTTTATTTCGAGCCACCAAGCACCAGGGAGATCAGGCTACCCTGGGTCTCGTCGTTTTCACAGGGAATGCTCGCCGGCCTCTACGCGTGGTTATACAACGAGACCGGCAACGAGACATACCTGCGCGCGGCCCATCGGCTCTTTAACTCGTTCTACCTGTCCCCCGAGCACGACGGTTTCGTCGAGAACACTGCCTACGGGATCTGGTTTCTCGAGTACCCCTACCGCCCGGACTTTCTCGTCCTCAACGGCCACATCATCACTATGAAGGGGCTGTGGCTCTACCACAGATTCACGGGCGATGAACGGGCACTGGAGCTCTTCAACGCGGGCGTAAAAAGCGTTAAACGGGCCCTTCCAGACTGCGATAGTGGTGAGTGGAGCCTCTACTCGGTTAAAGGACCAGAGGCCAGAGAAGACTACCACCGGCTCCACATCAAGCTCCTCGTCTGGCTCTACACCCGGACGGGGGATGGAACGTTCATGGACTACGCAGAGAGATGGAACGGCTATCTTGAAGAAAGAGGACTCAAAAAAGAAAACCTGGAAGCACTAATCCAGCAGGTGCGGAAGGCGCCTTAA
- a CDS encoding ECF transporter S component: MWVRMSSREIALIGMMLGLSLLFDVMPIEMPTVWGMKIDLVAVPIVMAYLLTGFAGGLTAVLLLFAGLSVVSSASWLGAMMKSLATLSVIVGFEAARRLTRFDLGNGARQRLVLFAVVAYLAGIAIRIPLMLALNYYVALEIWLGLPREQVIQAVESWTGVPFWVAIGLPNAIQSAIDVFVGLAATIPVLRRLPHLLD; encoded by the coding sequence ATGTGGGTGAGGATGAGTTCGAGGGAGATAGCTCTAATCGGTATGATGCTGGGACTCTCGCTGCTCTTTGATGTGATGCCGATAGAGATGCCCACCGTATGGGGGATGAAGATAGACCTCGTGGCGGTTCCGATAGTGATGGCCTACCTCCTCACTGGGTTCGCCGGGGGATTAACCGCGGTTCTGCTGCTGTTTGCGGGCCTCAGCGTGGTATCCTCGGCCAGCTGGCTCGGGGCCATGATGAAGTCCCTAGCCACCCTCTCGGTCATCGTGGGCTTTGAAGCGGCCAGGAGACTCACGCGCTTTGACCTTGGCAATGGGGCGAGGCAGAGGCTTGTTCTGTTTGCGGTGGTTGCATACCTGGCCGGAATCGCGATAAGGATACCCCTCATGCTGGCCCTCAACTACTACGTTGCCCTTGAGATATGGCTCGGCCTTCCAAGGGAGCAGGTGATCCAGGCTGTCGAGAGCTGGACGGGCGTTCCTTTCTGGGTTGCAATAGGCCTCCCGAATGCCATTCAGAGTGCCATCGACGTCTTTGTGGGGCTTGCCGCGACGATACCTGTGTTAAGGCGCCTTCCGCACCTGCTGGATTAG